In Myxococcus stipitatus, the genomic window TGGCCGGGAGGGCGAGGCGTCGTCGCGGCGCCCTCGCCCGGTGACGGAGATGCCGTGACCCCGGGCGAGGTGCTCCGTCCGCGGCTATCTCGCCGCGCTGACGGGGGTGCCGCCAGGGGGCGGCGCGGACGACGTGCTCGGCGCGCGGCGCAGCAGGCCCCACAGCCCGTAGGCCACGAGCGCGAAGCAGCCGTACTGCGCCGGGGTCAGCCCGAAGTAGCGCGCGTCCACGTAGCTCATGTCCGTGGCGCGCAGCGTGTCGAAGAAGAAGCGGCACCCCGAGTACACCAGCGCCAAGAGCGGCAGCAGCCGCCCCTTCATCTTGGGCACGTCCCGCAGCGCGTAGAGCAGGCCGGAGATGGCGAACAGCGCCAGCGCGTCATACAGGCCCAGGTCGTGCCGAGCCCCGCCCGGGAAGGCCACCGCGAGGAAGAAGTCCGTCGGCACGCCCGGGTGGTCGTGCACCGCGAAGCAGCCCAGCCGCGCCACCGCCCAGCCCGGCGCCACGCCCAGCGCGAAGGCGTCCGCGTAGTCGTTGAAGCGCAGCTTGCGGTGCCGGAAGAAGAAGAGGGCCGCCAGGATGCCGCCCACGAGCCCGCCGAACGACGACAGGCCGTCCCAGACCTTCACGATCTGGAACGGGCTCTTGGAGAGCTCCTCCGGGTGGTAGAAGAGCAGGTGGACCAGGTGTCCCACCACCACGCCCACGCCCACGCCCCAGGGCGCGTAGTCGGCCAGCGGAGTGGGGTCCAGGCCCTGGCGCTGGGCCTGGCGACCGAGCAGGTGGGCGGCCAGCAGGATGCCCGCGGCCACGAAGATGCCGAAGGGCTCAATCTTGAAGTCGTTCCCCAGGTGAATCGTGGGGGCATGCCAGTAGGGAATCACGTCGAAGGCTCCAGGCGCGGACCGTCTCGGCCCACTTAATCCGTCCAGGGGGACGTAGGCGAACAATTGTAGGGACGCGGACTTTCCCTCCTCGCCCACGCCCCGGGTCCGCTCCCTGACACCCACCGTGTGACGTGGCGGGCACTCCCACCCACCTCCTTCATACTTCCTGACGCTCCCGCCAGAGGGGGAAGGACCGAAACTATGGGGCTCGTGCGTCTACAGCGTGAAATCCCTGGTTAAATTGTCAGGCCCGTCCTGTCCAATCTCACTTTGGCTCCAGGGATTCCGGGAGGACGGCACGTCCACCATGTCGCGAGGAAGGACAGTCACGCAGGCGCGGTCGCGCGGGGAGGCGCGGGGCACCCGTGTGCTCGCGGGGAGCGGCGGGCTGGGAAGAGCGGGCCGGGGTTTCCGGGCGTCGGAGTGGCGCCCTCTGGGAGCGAGGAGGTCTCGTGTGCCGGGGAGTGAGTCCCGGCGGTCCGGCGCGCCGCGGTGCGCGCGCGCCTTCCCCATCCGCCGCCCGCGAGAGGCACCGGGCGCGGCGGACTCAGCTTGGGTGCGGACGGCCCTCGGTTCCCGCCGCCCGCGTTGCACGGTCGTTCAAGGAGTAGACAACCCATGAAGTCCTACCTGTTGGTTCCAAAGGAGTCCATCGAGACGCAGGCCCATGTCGGGCCCCGCGGCACGCAGCAGGGCGAGCGTGTCCTGCAGCGCACGACGGCGCTGCGCTTCGCGACGGCCAACCGCGTGCCGGACACGCTGTGGGATTTGGGCCTGCGCTCCGCGACGCTGCCGGGCCCGCGTCCGGCCGTCAGCGGTCAGGAGCCGCGCCGGCGCGGGAAGAAGGGCTCGAAGGGCGCGCGTCCCACCACCCGGGGCGCGGATTCCACCACGCCGCCCCTGCCCGG contains:
- a CDS encoding prolipoprotein diacylglyceryl transferase; this translates as MIPYWHAPTIHLGNDFKIEPFGIFVAAGILLAAHLLGRQAQRQGLDPTPLADYAPWGVGVGVVVGHLVHLLFYHPEELSKSPFQIVKVWDGLSSFGGLVGGILAALFFFRHRKLRFNDYADAFALGVAPGWAVARLGCFAVHDHPGVPTDFFLAVAFPGGARHDLGLYDALALFAISGLLYALRDVPKMKGRLLPLLALVYSGCRFFFDTLRATDMSYVDARYFGLTPAQYGCFALVAYGLWGLLRRAPSTSSAPPPGGTPVSAAR